Proteins from a single region of Sphingomonas morindae:
- a CDS encoding LysR substrate-binding domain-containing protein codes for MRRLPPLNALRVFEVAARTGSYAAAAAELGLTHGAVSRHVATLEAWLGQPLFRRDGRRMVATPIAAMFADEVGHAFDRVTRAAEACGRPTTRRILRVSAPTSFAMRWLIPRLDCFHADHPHVEVVVGTVSTLLEDLRGGFDIAIRRGIAGERAWPGHRAVPVLDDIDTLIASPALLERRPIWTPADIEGHVLLASETRTGDWIDWLDAAGLPHLVGHPRQTFDHFFVTRQAVEDGLGIGIGPLPMLEIDIAAGKLVAPLPKIQVRRTGYVAIIPEHAERVPILSSFVDWLAGQGQRPDDHHANPMAGFRSVDSSSE; via the coding sequence ATGCGCCGATTGCCGCCCCTCAATGCCCTGCGCGTCTTCGAGGTCGCCGCCCGAACCGGCAGTTACGCGGCGGCCGCGGCCGAACTCGGCCTGACCCACGGGGCGGTCAGCCGCCATGTCGCGACGCTCGAAGCCTGGCTCGGGCAGCCGCTGTTCCGTCGCGATGGCCGCCGCATGGTCGCGACGCCAATCGCGGCGATGTTCGCCGACGAGGTCGGCCACGCCTTCGATCGCGTGACCCGCGCCGCCGAGGCCTGCGGCCGACCGACGACGCGGCGTATCCTGCGGGTCAGTGCGCCGACCAGCTTCGCGATGCGCTGGCTCATCCCCCGACTCGATTGCTTCCATGCCGACCATCCCCATGTCGAGGTCGTCGTCGGCACGGTCTCGACGCTGCTCGAAGATCTGCGCGGTGGCTTCGATATCGCGATCCGGCGCGGCATTGCCGGCGAGAGGGCGTGGCCGGGTCACCGCGCCGTTCCGGTACTCGACGACATCGACACGCTGATCGCGAGCCCAGCGCTGCTCGAACGCCGTCCGATCTGGACCCCGGCCGACATCGAAGGCCATGTGCTGCTCGCAAGCGAAACGCGCACAGGCGATTGGATCGACTGGCTCGACGCAGCAGGATTGCCGCATCTGGTCGGCCATCCGCGTCAGACATTCGATCACTTTTTCGTGACGCGTCAGGCGGTCGAGGATGGGCTGGGCATTGGCATCGGCCCATTGCCAATGCTCGAAATTGACATCGCAGCCGGCAAGCTCGTAGCACCGCTACCGAAGATTCAGGTCCGCCGGACCGGCTACGTCGCCATTATCCCGGAACACGCGGAACGCGTGCCGATATTAAGCTCGTTCGTCGACTGGCTTGCCGGGCAGGGACAGCGACCAGACGATCATCATGCTAACCCAATGGCAGGTTTTAGAAGTGTCGACAGCAGCAGCGAATGA
- a CDS encoding tyrosine-type recombinase/integrase, with product MGHAQYDPATHRRPVWNAGKTVGTKRPLTQKQIWAVRFFLDRERRLRDRALFDLAIDSKLRGCDLVKIKIGDLVSGPEIRTRAIVMQQKTGRPVQFELTADVRASLLAWLERRGGTVHDYAFPSRVDHAGHLSTRQYARLVDEWVDAVGLRRAEYGTHSLRRTKASMIYKATGNLRAIQILLGHTKIENTVRYLGVDIEDALVLAERTEI from the coding sequence ATGGGACACGCACAGTATGATCCTGCCACGCATCGCCGCCCTGTGTGGAATGCGGGCAAGACGGTCGGCACAAAGCGACCGCTGACGCAGAAGCAAATCTGGGCCGTTCGCTTCTTCCTGGATCGGGAGCGCCGCCTTCGCGACAGAGCGCTGTTCGACCTGGCGATCGACAGCAAGTTGCGAGGCTGCGATCTCGTGAAGATCAAGATCGGCGACCTCGTCTCCGGGCCTGAAATCAGGACCCGAGCAATCGTCATGCAGCAGAAGACCGGACGTCCTGTTCAGTTCGAGCTTACGGCCGATGTCAGAGCAAGTCTCCTCGCGTGGCTCGAACGCCGCGGCGGCACTGTCCACGACTACGCTTTCCCGAGCCGCGTCGATCATGCCGGGCATCTCAGCACGAGGCAGTATGCCCGGCTCGTAGACGAATGGGTCGATGCGGTCGGACTTCGCCGGGCCGAGTACGGGACGCACTCGCTGCGCCGCACGAAAGCATCAATGATCTACAAGGCCACCGGGAACCTTCGAGCTATCCAGATTCTGCTGGGCCACACGAAGATCGAGAACACTGTCAGGTACCTCGGCGTGGACATCGAAGATGCCCTCGTCCTGGCTGAACGGACCGAAATCTGA
- a CDS encoding alpha/beta hydrolase family protein → MRLIASALAGLMIVPLAASANAQGSATSARPGIVGDWHGSLSASGRSIPLVLHVSGSPERPKATFDSPSQGAMGLPIAVAVPNGAAIRFTIAAAEASFTATLSPDGQTLAGQWSQGSASLPLTMTRIGIAALAPAARPQTPRPPFPYRSEEVAYDNPTGHAHLTGTLTLPSGPRPFPAVLLITGSGLQDRDEAVFGHKPFLLWADTLTRRGIAVLRVDDRQVGGSTGEVRTATTADFAGDVAAGVAFLRTRRDIDPHRIGLMGHSEGAIIAPMIAAQDRGIAFVVMLAGSGEPGEALMLEQKRLIESAMGLPPAAVNRSAQTMQRLYDAVKDAPDQASADMSLHTAWQAIAAEQGQPAGDMPAQLRVVASPWMRWFVRYDPRPVLAKVACPVLAVGGTKDLQVAADSNLAGIKLALRGNPDATVVKLPGLNHLLQTADTGQVGEYSRIEETIAPSVLQTVGDWIVSHTERR, encoded by the coding sequence ATGCGTCTCATTGCCTCGGCGCTGGCCGGATTGATGATCGTGCCATTGGCAGCCTCCGCCAACGCGCAGGGGTCGGCCACCTCGGCCCGGCCGGGGATCGTCGGAGATTGGCATGGATCGCTTTCTGCGTCCGGTCGATCAATCCCGCTCGTCTTGCACGTCTCGGGCAGTCCCGAGCGCCCGAAGGCGACGTTCGACAGTCCATCGCAAGGAGCGATGGGTCTGCCCATCGCCGTTGCCGTGCCGAACGGTGCGGCTATCCGCTTCACCATCGCTGCGGCCGAAGCCAGCTTTACGGCAACCCTTTCACCGGACGGGCAAACCCTTGCCGGGCAGTGGTCACAAGGAAGCGCTTCGCTGCCCCTGACCATGACGCGGATTGGGATAGCAGCATTGGCACCCGCCGCTCGGCCACAGACGCCCCGGCCGCCTTTTCCGTACCGCAGCGAGGAGGTCGCCTATGACAACCCGACCGGTCACGCCCATCTGACGGGAACGTTGACACTGCCGAGCGGACCGAGGCCGTTCCCGGCCGTCCTGCTCATCACCGGCTCGGGCTTGCAGGACCGGGACGAAGCGGTGTTCGGCCACAAGCCGTTCCTGCTCTGGGCCGACACGCTGACGCGGCGCGGCATTGCCGTGCTGCGGGTCGACGATCGGCAGGTAGGTGGATCGACAGGTGAGGTTCGCACCGCCACCACGGCCGACTTCGCCGGCGACGTGGCTGCCGGCGTCGCGTTCCTCCGTACCCGCCGGGACATCGACCCGCACCGGATCGGCCTTATGGGTCACAGCGAGGGGGCGATCATTGCCCCGATGATTGCAGCGCAGGATCGGGGGATCGCGTTCGTGGTCATGCTCGCCGGGTCCGGCGAGCCGGGCGAGGCCCTGATGCTCGAACAGAAGCGATTGATCGAAAGCGCCATGGGCCTGCCGCCCGCGGCGGTGAACCGATCCGCCCAGACGATGCAGAGGCTCTACGATGCGGTTAAGGACGCCCCCGACCAAGCCTCGGCGGACATGTCGCTGCATACGGCATGGCAAGCCATCGCGGCCGAGCAGGGCCAGCCGGCCGGCGATATGCCGGCGCAGCTTAGGGTCGTGGCGTCACCCTGGATGCGTTGGTTCGTGCGTTACGATCCCCGCCCCGTTCTGGCCAAGGTCGCCTGCCCGGTGCTGGCCGTGGGCGGCACGAAAGACCTTCAGGTCGCCGCCGACAGCAACCTTGCCGGCATCAAACTGGCACTGCGTGGCAATCCGGATGCGACGGTCGTGAAACTACCGGGCCTGAACCATCTGCTTCAGACCGCCGATACCGGGCAAGTCGGCGAATATAGCCGCATCGAGGAAACGATCGCACCCAGCGTCTTGCAGACTGTGGGCGACTGGATCGTGAGCCATACGGAGCGCCGTTAG
- a CDS encoding SdpI family protein codes for MIFLSIATVAGMTILAVAALARLPADARLPIHWTLAGNPDHVAPAKIALLVAPTGAAVLSVLLACLPAIAGVANGLRRSAGLYETLWVALLLLFGAQQVGLAGPALGWPVRAPVPLHLALAFLFVAVGNLLGKSRPMRLIGFRTPWALANEDNWIATNRLGGRIMVIEGMLMVPLALLPLLPSVTAPLRVTMIGVLILVPCLRSWRLARAAAA; via the coding sequence TTGATCTTCCTGTCGATCGCGACCGTCGCCGGGATGACAATCCTCGCGGTTGCGGCCCTCGCCCGACTGCCGGCGGACGCGCGGCTGCCGATCCATTGGACCTTGGCGGGAAACCCCGATCACGTCGCGCCAGCGAAGATCGCGCTCTTGGTGGCGCCGACCGGTGCCGCCGTTCTGTCGGTCCTGCTCGCCTGTCTGCCGGCCATCGCCGGCGTTGCCAATGGGCTGCGCCGCAGCGCGGGCTTGTACGAGACGCTATGGGTCGCGCTTCTGCTCCTGTTCGGCGCGCAGCAGGTCGGGCTGGCCGGCCCTGCTCTTGGCTGGCCGGTGCGCGCGCCGGTCCCGCTGCATCTGGCGTTGGCCTTCCTCTTCGTTGCGGTCGGCAATCTTTTGGGCAAATCGCGACCCATGCGCCTCATCGGCTTTCGCACGCCGTGGGCGCTGGCCAACGAGGACAATTGGATAGCGACCAATCGGCTCGGTGGCAGAATCATGGTGATCGAGGGGATGCTGATGGTGCCGCTGGCCCTTCTGCCCCTCCTGCCATCGGTCACCGCGCCGCTGCGGGTGACGATGATCGGCGTTCTGATCCTCGTGCCGTGTCTGCGGTCGTGGCGGCTGGCGAGAGCGGCGGCCGCTTGA
- a CDS encoding autorepressor SdpR family transcription factor → MDAVFEALSHPTRRKVLEILKKGSLPAGELASHFDVAKPTMSAHFAKLKAAGLVQAEQQGASLIYSLNLSVLEEVVLGFMERIKVGQSAGVAGEAACPSEA, encoded by the coding sequence ATGGATGCCGTTTTCGAAGCGTTGTCGCACCCCACGCGGCGCAAGGTACTCGAAATCCTGAAAAAGGGCAGCCTGCCGGCAGGGGAACTCGCCTCCCATTTCGACGTCGCGAAGCCGACGATGTCGGCGCACTTCGCCAAGCTGAAAGCCGCAGGCCTAGTGCAGGCGGAGCAGCAGGGTGCTTCGCTGATCTATAGCCTCAATCTCTCGGTTCTAGAGGAAGTCGTCCTCGGCTTCATGGAGCGCATCAAGGTCGGCCAGTCCGCCGGCGTAGCTGGTGAAGCGGCATGCCCAAGCGAGGCTTGA